The following proteins are co-located in the Tachysurus vachellii isolate PV-2020 chromosome 17, HZAU_Pvac_v1, whole genome shotgun sequence genome:
- the mrps12 gene encoding 28S ribosomal protein S12, mitochondrial-like has protein sequence MALLGNLRPMLSSILQASQCVFPWSGPLLSRTMATLNQMHRQGKPSPPPKKLGATFGRPQLKAVVLKTMIRKPKKPNSANRKCARVRLSNGKEAVVFIPGEGHNLQEHNVVLVQGGRTQDLPGVKLTVVRGKYDCAHVVKKKH, from the exons ATGGCTTTACTTGGGAATCTGAGGCCGATGCTGTCTTCAATCCTGCAAg CCTCCCAGTGTGTGTTCCCTTGGTCTGGACCTCTTTTAAGCAGGACCATGGCTACACTCAATCAGATGCATCGCCAGGGCAAACCATCCCCACCACCCAAAAAGCTTGGTGCCACATTCGGTCGACCTCAGCTGAAGGCCGTAGTCCTGAAGACCATGATCAGGAAACCCAAAAAGCCCAACTCTGCCAACCGCAAATGTGCACGAGTTCGTCTCTCCAACGGTAAGGAGGCGGTGGTGTTTATCCCAGGTGAAGGACACAATCTCCAGGAGcacaatgttgtattggtgCAAGGAGGTAGGACACAGGATCTGCCAGGTGTCAAGCTCACAGTAGTCAGGGGCAAATATGACTGTGCCCATGTCGTGAAGAAGAAACATTGA
- the npas4b gene encoding neuronal PAS domain-containing protein 4B — protein MYRSTKGASKARRDQINAEIRKLKDLLPISDADKARLSYLHIMSLACMYTRKSVFFSQDISTAGIQDVSPSFVSIPELSELMNTLPGFLLLVTSEGKLLYLSDNVTEHLGHSMVDLVSQSDSVYDIIDPADHFVMRSNLVAVTPPDTERLFRCRFNTSKFVRRQGSGNKVTLVRTRCLPLPYHTSSYWTSNAVWVCFCSPLELQASNLASTRNPLPTPPAEQAFQLTSFHSQHSHDMKIQTAQECVSVYLGYDVDSLRSRSWYSLLHPRDLSHASSQHCALLREGGQKQVEMVVQVEAADHSWVWLYMVLQLQSGEHPIACQNYVISESEAWSVRQQLNSEQNQLDLLYQEGLAQQFSHPLSSPEQVFTPSSSGLSAQSFDFSFSVSGRSSSEELPSTSTLHTGLPLGSGSCPNFPLDENDFSQQHGSQQLCLPDSTKFSTRSDPTPHSPLTVMTHMAFPATQTPVPLAPLSNLCVSKPHSIGESPPYTPRLGGGHFIFGEDFFKPDLSSTVTQTLHSANHSTDIGVTLSAQHCSRALYEKLPPTPDSTMNDECALMTLPEIRGPLYVDVPHSIHHGPPEGLLTPEASPTEQRCPGFFSQQANDEREKIEISLLAQYLSSVAECFWKNHSSPIIPEQNSKPLTTDFPPTMCCEDYHSSLDHNEKEEKIANPLPASYFSSPSPCPHPHSSTEHTPPDQVSTCSSGYIQEEAVFGVQHLCSVQSTHCTSTVGGMSLESGAQSEGRASTESIMDDEITLSASPQSTPAPENDPTPGLPCDQSLLEELVNMEPMFEAAASINPALRQQPELYQLSFQESPQHFYQDGTSDHMF, from the exons ATGTACCGCTCCACGAAAGGCGCATCGAAAGCGCGGAGAGATCAGATCAATGCCGAGATCCGCAAACTGAAGGACCTGCTGCCCATCTCGGACGCAGACAAAGCTCGCCTATCTTACCTGCACATCATGTCCCTTGCTTGCATGTACACAAGAAAATCCGTCTTTTTTTCCCAAG ACATAAGCACAGCCGGAATCCAGGATGTGAGCCCAAGCTTCGTGTCCATTCCTGAACTCTCTGAGCTGATGAACACCTTACCAGGTTTTCTCCTCTTGGTGACAAGCGAAGGCAAACTCCTGTATTTGTCCGACAATGTCACTGAACACCTTGGGCACTCAATG GTAGATCTAGTCTCTCAGAGTGACAGTGTCTATGACATCATTGATCCAGCAGATCACTTTGTCATGAGAAGCAATCTCGTTGCAGTCACTCCACCTGACACAG aGCGCCTCTTTCGCTGTCGCTTCAACACTTCAAAGTTTGTAAGAAGACAAGGTTCTGGTAACAAGGTGACTTTGGTGCGAACACGCTGTCTCCCGTTGCCCTACCACACATCATCTTACTGGACATCCAATgcagtgtgggtgtgtttctgttcaCCTCTGGAGCTCCAGGCATCAAACCTTGCCAGTACCAGGAACCCACTCCCTACCCCACCAGCTGAGCAAGCTTTTCAGCTGACCTCCTTCCACTCCCAGCACAGCCATGATATGAAAATACAGACAGCCCAAGAATG TGTCAGTGTCTATTTGGGCTATGATGTGGACTCACTACGCTCTCGCTCTTGGTACAGCCTGCTACATCCTCGTGATCTCTCTCATGCCTCTTCACAGCACTGTGCCCTCT TGCGTGAAGGAGGACAAAAGCAGGTGGAGATGGTGGTTCAAGTGGAGGCAGCTGACCATTCATGGGTCTGGCTTTACATGGTCCTTCAGCTCCAGTCTGGAGAACATCCCATTGCATGCCAGAACTATGTCATTAG TGAATCTGAAGCATGGTCTGTCCGTCAGCAGCTGAACTCTGAGCAAAATCAGCTGGATCTCCTGTACCAGGAGGGTTTGGCTCAACAATTCTCTCATCCCCTGTCTAGCCCAGAGCAAGTCTTTACCCCCAGTAGTAGTGGCTTGTCTGCTCAGTCTTTTGACTTTAGCTTTTCTGTCTCTGGACGCAGCTCCTCTGAGGAACTGCCCAGCACTTCTACACTTCACACAGGCTTGCCACTGGGCTCTGGTTCATGTCCAAACTTCCCCCTAGATGAAAATGACTTTTCTCAACAACATGGAAGCCAACAGTTATGCTTACCAGACAGCACAAAGTTTTCCACAAGATCAGACCCTACTCCTCATTCCCCTCTGACTGTCATGACCCATATGGCGTTCCCAGCTACCCAAACCCCTGTGCCTCTTGCACCTCTTTCCAATCTCTGTGTGTCCAAACCACACAGCATAGGGGAGTCACCCCCATATACTCCAAGACTTGGAGGAGGTCATTTTATATTTGGAGAAGATTTCTTTAAACCAGATTTGTCCAGCACAGTCACCCAAACCTTGCACTCAGCCAATCACTCAACAGACATAGGAGTGACATTGTCTGCACAGCATTGCAGCAGAGCACTATATGAGAAGTTACCCCCTACCCCAGATAGCAcaatgaatgatgaatgtgCCCTTATGACATTACCAGAGATTAGAGGGCCTCTGTATGTAGATGTCCCTCATTCCATCCATCATGGTCCACCCGAGGGCCTCCTAACCCCAGAGGCTTCTCCTACTGAACAGCGATGTCCAGGTTTTTTCTCTCAGCAAGCTAACGATGAAAGGGAGAAAATTGAGATCTCACTATTAGCTCAATATCTCAGTTCAGTTGCTGAGTGCTTCTGGAAAAATCACTCCTCCCCGATCATACCAGAACAGAACTCTAAACCTCTGACAACTGATTTTCCCCCCACCATGTGCTGTGAAGACTATCACTCATCACTGGATCACaatgaaaaagaggaaaaaattgCTAACCCTCTTCCAGCTTCTTATTTCTCTTCCCCTTCCCCATGTCCTCATCCTCACTCCTCTACTGAGCATACTCCTCCTGACCAAGTGAGCACATGCTCCTCGGGATACATTCAGGAGGAGGCCGTATTTGGTGTGCAGCACCTCTGTAGCGTCCAGTCGACGCACTGTACCAGCACGGTTGGGGGAATGTCGCTGGAGTCAGGGGCACAATCTGAGGGAAGGGCTTCAACAGAGAGCATAATGGATGATGAGATCACTCTCTCAGCCTCCCCACAGTCTACCCCTGCTCCAGAAAATGATCCCACCCCTGGACTACCCTGTGACCAGTCCCTTCTGGAGGAGCTGGTCAACATGGAACCCATGTTCGAGGCAGCTGCCTCAATTAATCCTGCCTTGAGGCAACAACCTGAGTTGTATCAACTCTCCTTTCAAGAGTCACCACAGCACTTCTATCAAG ATGGAACCAGTGATCACATGTTCTAA